From the genome of Pseudomonas mohnii:
ATCCCCTGTAGGAGCGAGCCTGCTCGCGATGGACGTCTACGATGACACGGGCTGTCTGAATGCCCGCGTTGCCTGGACGTTCATCGCGAGCAGGCTCGCTCCTACAGTGGACCCGGTACACCTGCAGGTGACTGGTCGGCTGTCAGGCCGCCGAAGTGCGATATCCAAGTGCGGCAGGCCGGGGTGTGGCAAGGACCAGACCGACAAGGTCCACTTCATTCGCCAGAGCCCCTGTAGGAGCGAGCCTGCTCGCGATGGACGTCAACGATGACACGGGCTGTCTGAATGCCCGCGTTGCCTGGACGTTCATCGCGAGCAGGCTCGCTCCTACAGTGAACCCGGTACACCTGCAGGTGACTGGTCGGCTGTCAGGCCGCCTCAATAAACATCAAACCGAATCGAGCAGCTCATACTGAGAGCGACCATCACCGCAGCAAATGACCCGGTTACGCCCCGTCGTCTTGGCCTCATACAACGCCCGATCGGCATCACTGAGCCACAAGGTCGCATCACTGTGACCGGGATTGAACGCAGCCAAACCGATGCTCAAGCTGACTTTCAGCGCCGGGTTTTGCTCGTAGCCCAACGTGGCAAAGCGATCACGCAGCGCCTCCATGACCGCCGCCGCGTTGTTCAAGGGCAAATCCGGAAGAATCACGCAAAACTCATCACCGCCATAACGCCCGGCGACGTCGGTGGCCCGCAGGTTCTGCTTGAGCATCTTGCTCAGCTGCCGCAACACGATGTCGCCAGCAACATGACCGTAAGTGTCATTGATGTTTTTGAAATGATCGATGTCGATCAGCGCAATCGCCCCGCCCTGGTGCTGGCGCTGGCAGCGCTGAAACTCGACTTCCAGTTGATCCTTCCAGGCGCCGTGGTTGAGCAGACCGGTCAGGCTGTCGGTTCGGCTCAGGGCCAGTAATTCACTTTTTTGCCGGCCGAGGGTATGGGCCTGGCGAAAGCAGAGCCAGCCCAGCGCCAGCGGATAAAAACACATCAAGGGCAAGCAGGCGTAAAGTTGTAACTGACTGGTTTCTGGAATGAACAGCGGTTTGAAAATCAGCCATCCGATGCCGATACCAAGGATCTGCGTGACGCTGCCCGCCAACAGAAAACGCAAGCCGCCGATCGCCACATTGTTCATGGCCATCATGGAAATGGTGGTCGCGCTGGGCAACGGATTGAACTGCATGGCCGCCACCCAGAAGCCGCCCAGAAAGGCGTCAACCAGCAGGTTACGGTGTTCGGCATGATAGGGAGCCTTGGCTCGACGCGCCCATTGATAGGCCAGGTGCGGCCAGATCAGGCCGTTGAACAACATCAATGCCCAGACCCAGGGAGCCGGGTTCAGGGGGTACATCGCCACACTCACGCACAACAGCCCCAGCACCAGGCCGAGCATGCGCGACGTGTAGAGCCTCCTGGCCAGTGAAAGTCCTTTCACTCCCGTCTTTCCCATTGGGACCTCTCCACAGAGCGGTACCTGATGATTCCAGGGTTGCGCGTATTTCTCGGAGTCTAACAGGGTAACGTCAAATAGCCATCACCGGTAGGCGGGATGAATACCGTGGCATAGCCGTCGAACGTACGCTCAATGTTTGGCTATACATGAAGACAGGCTTGACGCGAAAACGAGAAAGAGGAGGCCCATGCAGACCTTTCAGGTGTTGATCATAGGTAGCGGCTTTGGTGGTCAGTGTGCGGCGGTCAACTTGCTCAAGGCTGGCATCACCGACTTCCGCCTGCTCGAGCGGCGTGACTTCTTCGGTGGCACCTGGTGCCAGAACACCTATCCAGGCGCGGCGGTCGACGTGCCCTCGCCCCTTTACTCGCTGTCCTTCGCGCCCTACCGCTGGACGCAGATGTTCGCCGAACAGGCCGAACTGCATCGCTACACCCGCTATATCGTGGAGCACTTCGGACTGCGCGACCGGGTGGAACTGCAGGCCAATGTCGAACGCGTCGAATGGGACGACGAAAGCAAACGCTGGGCGGTCCACACAGCCGGCAAGGGCACCTTCTACGCGCAGTTCCTGATCAATGCCACCGGGCCGCTGAGCCAGCCGGTGGTCCCGCACTTCGAGGGCCAGGAACGCTTTGAGGGCAAGACTTTTCACACCAACAACTGGGATCACACCTACGACTACCGACAAAAACGCGTGGCCATCGTCGGCAGTGGCGCCAGTGCGGCCCAGGTGATTCCGGCGATTGCCCCGGATGTCGCGCACCTGCACGTATTCCAGCGTACACCCCATTGGGTGTTGCCTCGGGCTGACCGCACGTTTGGCCGTTTCCAGCGCTGGTTGCTCGGGCTCAAACCAGCCTACACGTTGCTGCGCTGGCTAATTTACTGGCAATTCGAAACCCGGGTGATTGCCTTCAAATACTCGAAACCGGCGATACGCATGGTCCAGCACCAGGCCTTGCGCTTCATCAAACGCCAGGTACCGGACGCCGAACTTCGGCGAAAACTCACGCCGGACTACACCATCGGCTGCAAACGGGTGATTCTGTCGAGCACCCTGTACCCGGCACTGGGTCGCAGCAATGTGACGCTGCACAGCCGTGAACAAGGCATTGCCGCCCTCGATGAAACCGGCATCATCATGCAGGACGGGCAACACATCGATGTGGACCTGATCGTCTGGTCCACCGGCTACGACGCCACCGACGGGGTGATCTCCTACCCGGTCACCGGCAAGCATGGCACTCGCCTGAAAGATGTCTGGGCCCAGTTCCCCCGTGCCTACCTCGGCACCAGCCTGCCGGACTTTCCCAACCTGTTTATCGTCACCGGTCCGAACACCGGCATCGGCCACACGTCGGCGCTGTTTATCATCGAATCGCAGATGAATTACATCCTCGACTGCATCCGCACCCTTGAATCACGAGGTTTACGCAGCATCGAAGTTCGCCCCGAGGCAGAACGTACCTACACTGAAATGATCCATAGAGAAATGGAACGCACCGTGTGGAAGTCAGGAGGCTGCCACAGTTGGTATCAAAGCAAGAGCGGTCATGTGATTGCCATGTTTCCGGGGTTCAGTTTCAGCTTCAATCGCTTGACCCGAGCCCTGAAACCCGCCGATCACATCTTGTCCTGAACCGTTAGAAGGAAGACTTCTGATGCTTTTACTGGTTGTCGCTATCGCGGTCTTTGCCGCCTGGAGCTGGTTGAGTTACCCGGCCGTCGGCTACTGGCTTTATGACTTGAGCGTGGCCACCGAGGCCAAGCTGTACAAGTTGCACAAGATCGTCGTGCCCATTTCAGAAATGACCGTCTCGACCTGGCAAGGCGGCCCTTATGAGGCGTCCAGCAACGTCTTGATGCTGCACGGCTTCAGTGCCGACAAAAATCTCTGGCTGCGTTTTGCCCGGCACTTTGTCGGCAGCTACCGGGTGATCATCCCCGACATCGCCGGCCATGGCGAAACCGGCTTCAAGGAAGGCGGCGGCTATGACATCCCGCTGCAGGCCAAGCGCATGATCCAGCTGCTCGATGTCTGTGGGGTCGACAAGGTCCATGTGATCGGCAACTCGATGGGCGGCTACATCGCGGCATGGTTGGCGGCCACCTATCCGGACCGCATTGCCTCGGTCGCCCTGTTCGACCCGGCGGGTGTCACCGCGCCCGAACCCAGTGACCTGGAACGGCACTTGGCCAAGGGCCACAACCCGTTCCTGATCAACTCCCGGGAAGAATTCAAATACTTCTACGGCATGACCATGGCCGCCCCTCCCTGGGTTCCGCGCGTGGTGCTGGACGCCATGGCCCATCGCTATGAACAGGCACGCGACGAACTGGAGGAAATCTTCCGCGACTTTCGCGCCAGCCCACCGATGGAGCCGAAGCTTCCAGGCATACAGGCGCCGGCGCTGTTGCTGTGGGGGCGCAAGGATCGCTTGATCGACGTCAGCAGCGTGGCCATCTGGAGCAAAGGCCTGGCCAACCTGCGCGTGGAAGTCTGGGAGGGCATCGGGCACATGCCCATGGTCGAAGCGCCGGCCGGTTCGGCGCGCCTGTATCGGGAGTTTTTGGCATCCCTGCGCTCGGAAAGCCCTCAGGATCAACGCCTGCATTGAGGATGCAGTCCTTTGCAGAATGAAGTTCGTCAGAAACTTCGTTTGTCGGCGACGCGGAAGGCTGCGATCTTTTGCTCAACGTCACCGCGCCAGGAATTGTGTTCATGAATCATCCGAACTTCGTCAGCCCCGACCTGATCCGCCAACGCTTCTCCAAAGCGATGTCCGACATGTACCGCGAAGAGGTGCCCCTGTACGGCGCGCTGATGGAACTGGTGGAGCAGACCAACCGTCATGTGCTGGACAGCGATCCGCAAGTGGCCCGGCAGTTGAACAGCACTGGCGAAATCGAGCGCCTGGACCTGGAGCGCCATGGCGCGATCCGTGTCGGCACGGCGGCAGAACTGGCCACCCTCGCCCGTCTGTTCGCGGTCATGGGCATGCAACCGGTGGGTTATTACGACCTGACGCCGGCCGGGGTGCCTGTGCACTCCACCGCGTTTCGCGCCGTGCATGAAGAGGCGCTGCAAGTCAGCCCGTTCCGGGTATTCACCTCGCTGTTGCGCCTGGAACTGATCGAAGATCCGGAGCTGCGGGCATTCGCCCAATCGACGCTCGACAAGCGCTCGATCTTCACCCCCACCGCGCTGACCCTGATCGAATGCGCCGAAACCCAGGGCGGCCTCACCGAAGCGCAAGCCCGGGATTTCGTCGAGCACGCGCTGGAAACCTTCCGCTGGCATCACAGCGCTACCGTCACCGCCGAGCAGTATCGCCAGCTCAGCGCCCAGCATCGCCTGATTGCCGATGTGGTGGCCTTCAAGGGGCCGCACATCAATCACCTGACGCCGCGCACCCTGGACATTGATATCGTCCAGGCGCAAATGCCGGCGCGCGGCATCACCCCAAAAGCCGTGATCGAAGGCCCGCCCCGCCGCCAATGCCCGATCCTGTTGCGCCAGACCAGTTTCAAGGCACTCGACGAGCCGATCGCGTTCACCGATCAGGCCGAGGCCCGGGGCAGCCACAGCGCCCGCTTCGGTGAAATCGAACAACGCGGCGCGGCCCTCACCCCTAAAGGACGGGCGCTGTACGACCGCTTGCTCAATGCGGCGCGCGATGAGCTCAAGGATTTCCCCAACGAAGCCAACGCCGCACGCTATAACGCGCTGATGGTGCAACATTTCAGCGAGTTTCCCGACACCTATGAAGGCATGCGCCAACAAGGCCTGGCGTACTTTCGCTATTTCGTGACGGAACAAGGCCTGGCCGCAAAGGCGCTGAACACCTTGACGCTGGAAGACCTGGTCAGCGGTGGCTATCTGCGGGTTGAACCCTTGGTGTACGAAGATTTTCTGCCGGTCAGTGCGGCGGGGATATTCCAGTCAAACCTGGGGGATGCGGCACAAACCCACTACGGAGTGCATTCCAACCAGCAAGCGTTCGAGCAGGCCCTGGGCCGTCCGACGATTGATGAACTGGGGTTGTATGCCGAGACACAGCGACGTTCGATCGAGCAGTGTTTCGACGTGTTGAGCACTCTCTAACACGCGGAACTGTGGGAGCCTGGCTTGCCAGCGATAGCGATTTCGCCCGCGCCATCACTGGCAAGCCGTGCTCCGACAAAAGCAGTATCTACTTCAGTTTTGCCAACAAGGCTTCTGCAGCCGCTTGCGACGACGCCGGATTCTGACCGGTCAGCAACAGACCATCGGTCAGCACATAGCTCGCCCAGTCAGGTCCCTTGGAATAAATTCCGCCCTTGGCCTTGAGTTCGTCCTCCACCAGGAACGGCACGACGTGGGTCAATTGCACCGCTTCTTCTTCGCTGTTGGTAAATCCCGTCACCTTCTTGCCCTTGACCAGTGGCTGACCATCGGCGCCCTTGGCATGACGCAACACGCCCGGCGCATGGCACACCGCCGCGACCGGTTTGCCTGCCTTGTAAAACGCTTCGATCAGGGCGATCGAATGTTTGTCTTCAGCCAGGTCCCACAACGGCCCATGGCCGCCGGGGTAGAAGATTGCGTCGTAACCGTCGGCCTTCACCGAGCTGAGTACGACCGTCGACGCCAACGCCGACTGTGCTGCGGAGTCCTTGCGAAAGCGCTCGGTGGCTTCGGTTTGCGCGTCCGGCTCATCGCTTTTCGGGTCCAGCGGTGGCTGGCCTCCCTTGGGCGAGGCCAGGGTCAACTGAACCCCGGCGTCCTTGAAAGCGAAAT
Proteins encoded in this window:
- the hglS gene encoding 2-oxoadipate dioxygenase/decarboxylase HglS, which codes for MNHPNFVSPDLIRQRFSKAMSDMYREEVPLYGALMELVEQTNRHVLDSDPQVARQLNSTGEIERLDLERHGAIRVGTAAELATLARLFAVMGMQPVGYYDLTPAGVPVHSTAFRAVHEEALQVSPFRVFTSLLRLELIEDPELRAFAQSTLDKRSIFTPTALTLIECAETQGGLTEAQARDFVEHALETFRWHHSATVTAEQYRQLSAQHRLIADVVAFKGPHINHLTPRTLDIDIVQAQMPARGITPKAVIEGPPRRQCPILLRQTSFKALDEPIAFTDQAEARGSHSARFGEIEQRGAALTPKGRALYDRLLNAARDELKDFPNEANAARYNALMVQHFSEFPDTYEGMRQQGLAYFRYFVTEQGLAAKALNTLTLEDLVSGGYLRVEPLVYEDFLPVSAAGIFQSNLGDAAQTHYGVHSNQQAFEQALGRPTIDELGLYAETQRRSIEQCFDVLSTL
- a CDS encoding diguanylate cyclase; amino-acid sequence: MGKTGVKGLSLARRLYTSRMLGLVLGLLCVSVAMYPLNPAPWVWALMLFNGLIWPHLAYQWARRAKAPYHAEHRNLLVDAFLGGFWVAAMQFNPLPSATTISMMAMNNVAIGGLRFLLAGSVTQILGIGIGWLIFKPLFIPETSQLQLYACLPLMCFYPLALGWLCFRQAHTLGRQKSELLALSRTDSLTGLLNHGAWKDQLEVEFQRCQRQHQGGAIALIDIDHFKNINDTYGHVAGDIVLRQLSKMLKQNLRATDVAGRYGGDEFCVILPDLPLNNAAAVMEALRDRFATLGYEQNPALKVSLSIGLAAFNPGHSDATLWLSDADRALYEAKTTGRNRVICCGDGRSQYELLDSV
- a CDS encoding flavin-containing monooxygenase produces the protein MQTFQVLIIGSGFGGQCAAVNLLKAGITDFRLLERRDFFGGTWCQNTYPGAAVDVPSPLYSLSFAPYRWTQMFAEQAELHRYTRYIVEHFGLRDRVELQANVERVEWDDESKRWAVHTAGKGTFYAQFLINATGPLSQPVVPHFEGQERFEGKTFHTNNWDHTYDYRQKRVAIVGSGASAAQVIPAIAPDVAHLHVFQRTPHWVLPRADRTFGRFQRWLLGLKPAYTLLRWLIYWQFETRVIAFKYSKPAIRMVQHQALRFIKRQVPDAELRRKLTPDYTIGCKRVILSSTLYPALGRSNVTLHSREQGIAALDETGIIMQDGQHIDVDLIVWSTGYDATDGVISYPVTGKHGTRLKDVWAQFPRAYLGTSLPDFPNLFIVTGPNTGIGHTSALFIIESQMNYILDCIRTLESRGLRSIEVRPEAERTYTEMIHREMERTVWKSGGCHSWYQSKSGHVIAMFPGFSFSFNRLTRALKPADHILS
- a CDS encoding alpha/beta fold hydrolase; the encoded protein is MLLLVVAIAVFAAWSWLSYPAVGYWLYDLSVATEAKLYKLHKIVVPISEMTVSTWQGGPYEASSNVLMLHGFSADKNLWLRFARHFVGSYRVIIPDIAGHGETGFKEGGGYDIPLQAKRMIQLLDVCGVDKVHVIGNSMGGYIAAWLAATYPDRIASVALFDPAGVTAPEPSDLERHLAKGHNPFLINSREEFKYFYGMTMAAPPWVPRVVLDAMAHRYEQARDELEEIFRDFRASPPMEPKLPGIQAPALLLWGRKDRLIDVSSVAIWSKGLANLRVEVWEGIGHMPMVEAPAGSARLYREFLASLRSESPQDQRLH
- a CDS encoding type 1 glutamine amidotransferase domain-containing protein, which translates into the protein MKILMVLTSHDQLGNTGKKTGFWLEEFAAPYFAFKDAGVQLTLASPKGGQPPLDPKSDEPDAQTEATERFRKDSAAQSALASTVVLSSVKADGYDAIFYPGGHGPLWDLAEDKHSIALIEAFYKAGKPVAAVCHAPGVLRHAKGADGQPLVKGKKVTGFTNSEEEAVQLTHVVPFLVEDELKAKGGIYSKGPDWASYVLTDGLLLTGQNPASSQAAAEALLAKLK